From Deferrivibrio essentukiensis, the proteins below share one genomic window:
- a CDS encoding complex I NDUFA9 subunit family protein — MKVFLTGSTGFVGKEILRLLQREGYIVVALVRDIDKAEEMENVIYVKGDILKPESYEDYLKECNAVIHLVGIIREDRKKRVTFDKLHYEATKNIVDLAYKYSIKRFIHMSANGTREDAVSDYHKTKFMAEEYLKIKGLNYTIFRPSVIYGPGDIFINMLNGLMKMTPLFSYFGDGGYKMQPVSVYEVAELFVNALKEDASIGKTYSVCGKDIYTYKEILKMINRVTGRKVLLFPIPEFIIRIMVKLFGKTTWFPITTDQFIMLTEGNICDDDACFKELNVKKRDMSEVLSTYLK; from the coding sequence GTGAAAGTATTTTTGACTGGCTCTACCGGTTTTGTAGGGAAAGAAATTTTGAGGCTACTTCAAAGGGAAGGCTATATTGTGGTAGCACTGGTGAGAGATATAGATAAAGCCGAGGAGATGGAAAATGTTATTTATGTAAAAGGGGATATACTAAAACCTGAAAGCTATGAGGATTATCTGAAAGAGTGCAATGCCGTAATTCATCTGGTGGGGATAATTAGGGAAGATAGAAAAAAAAGGGTAACTTTTGACAAACTTCACTATGAGGCTACAAAGAATATTGTTGATTTGGCATATAAATACAGTATCAAGAGATTTATTCACATGTCGGCCAACGGCACTCGTGAAGATGCAGTGAGTGATTATCACAAAACAAAATTTATGGCTGAGGAGTATTTAAAGATTAAAGGGTTAAATTACACTATTTTCAGGCCTTCAGTTATTTACGGTCCGGGGGATATCTTTATTAATATGCTAAACGGTCTTATGAAAATGACACCTTTATTCAGCTATTTTGGTGATGGAGGCTATAAAATGCAGCCGGTAAGTGTTTATGAAGTTGCCGAGCTGTTTGTAAATGCTTTGAAAGAGGATGCAAGTATTGGTAAAACATACAGTGTTTGTGGTAAGGATATATATACATATAAAGAGATATTAAAGATGATAAATAGGGTTACCGGCAGAAAAGTGCTACTTTTTCCAATTCCCGAGTTTATTATCCGGATAATGGTTAAACTTTTTGGGAAGACTACGTGGTTTCCTATTACGACAGACCAGTTTATTATGCTTACCGAAGGGAATATTTGTGATGATGATGCGTGCTTTAAAGAGTTAAATGTCAAAAAAAGAGATATGTCTGAAGTTTTGAGTACTTATTTAAAGTGA
- a CDS encoding TlpA family protein disulfide reductase, translating into MRKILILVIMMTFFVLSCSNNSSKNVNPSEIIPQMSIAKYEEVKAQYKGKVVLVNFFASWCPPCKAEIPDFIKVYNKHKDKFVIIGISIDDDVQKGAEFVVDKGIPYPTFHAERALEAKMNVSSIPTNIFYKPDGTLFNFYVGALTEDFLESVIERLSK; encoded by the coding sequence ATGAGAAAAATTTTAATATTGGTTATCATGATGACGTTTTTTGTTTTAAGTTGTTCAAACAATAGCAGCAAAAATGTAAACCCTTCTGAAATTATTCCTCAGATGAGCATAGCAAAATATGAAGAGGTAAAAGCTCAATACAAAGGTAAAGTAGTGCTGGTAAACTTTTTTGCCTCATGGTGTCCACCCTGTAAGGCAGAAATTCCTGACTTTATAAAAGTATATAATAAGCATAAGGATAAATTTGTGATTATAGGTATTTCTATTGATGATGATGTTCAGAAAGGGGCTGAGTTTGTAGTTGATAAAGGTATTCCATATCCGACTTTTCATGCGGAAAGGGCACTTGAAGCTAAAATGAACGTTTCCAGTATACCAACAAATATATTCTATAAGCCTGACGGGACACTTTTTAACTTTTACGTAGGTGCTTTGACGGAAGATTTTCTTGAATCGGTTATTGAGAGGCTTTCAAAATAG
- a CDS encoding response regulator gives MDNLTKSLLIIDDDIGIRDGLSVLMGRYFNVETASCGKEAFEKLEKSQYDVYLIDLYLGDISGLDVLKKIKSLNKNSVAIILTAYGDETDIEQAEKLGADEFLHKPITYNKLMDVINNIFEKGEKTSNFEKYQNSVSKFIKEVSNELKVHLNIAEGSANYLYEKYDGDIVEVSNTIKKAVHEMKMIIEFLNVLSNLKNKTYTDERKIITIKGLMEEASRKLFDRGVFKRVVFEDASFTFFRDSLLNIFTVVLSILSHSDRSILRITKNGSELLIELINLNFNVKNFLNDEEDFSYPSVEVRLLRELISYVRGKINIKTGEKYTSLILIINLS, from the coding sequence GTGGACAATTTAACCAAATCTTTGCTTATTATTGATGATGATATTGGGATAAGGGACGGCCTGTCGGTATTGATGGGCCGTTATTTTAATGTGGAAACCGCTTCTTGCGGAAAAGAAGCTTTTGAAAAATTAGAAAAAAGTCAATATGATGTTTATCTCATAGATTTATATCTTGGTGATATAAGTGGATTGGATGTTTTAAAAAAAATTAAAAGCCTAAATAAAAACTCTGTGGCAATAATTTTGACAGCCTATGGCGACGAGACCGATATAGAGCAGGCCGAGAAGTTAGGGGCTGATGAGTTTTTACATAAACCTATTACATACAACAAGTTAATGGATGTGATTAATAATATTTTCGAAAAAGGCGAAAAAACATCCAATTTTGAAAAGTACCAAAATTCTGTTTCAAAATTTATCAAAGAGGTTAGCAATGAGCTCAAGGTGCATCTGAATATTGCCGAAGGCTCAGCTAATTATTTGTATGAAAAATATGATGGTGATATTGTTGAAGTAAGTAATACCATAAAAAAAGCTGTTCACGAAATGAAAATGATTATTGAGTTTTTAAATGTACTTTCAAACTTAAAAAATAAAACATATACCGATGAAAGAAAAATCATAACAATAAAAGGGCTTATGGAAGAAGCTTCACGTAAACTATTTGACAGAGGTGTTTTTAAAAGGGTAGTGTTTGAGGATGCCTCTTTTACTTTTTTTCGGGACAGTTTATTAAATATATTTACAGTTGTACTATCAATTTTATCTCACTCAGACAGAAGTATTTTGAGGATAACAAAAAATGGGAGTGAATTGCTGATAGAATTAATAAATTTAAATTTTAATGTAAAAAACTTTTTAAATGATGAAGAAGACTTTAGTTATCCGTCTGTTGAGGTCAGATTGTTAAGAGAGCTTATAAGTTATGTTAGAGGGAAAATAAATATTAAAACAGGTGAGAAATATACTTCATTGATTCTTATAATTAATTTATCGTAG
- a CDS encoding JAB domain-containing protein, whose product MEKHYLGHRKRLKERFLSNPDSLQDYEILELLLGYVVRGKDTKPYAKELIKVSGGLNNIFSYDIGSIKGLGFETETFFKLLKEFLFRIERGVVKDKKEILNSPESVFDFLKYKIGYENKEKFVVILLNSKGELLEYKIFDTGTVNQAVVFVREVAEFAVKGGAVSAIVAHNHPSGVLKFSNSDYDLTIKIKSGLEILEIILQDHILVCKDTYLSMRQFDDKRLWR is encoded by the coding sequence ATGGAAAAACATTATTTAGGGCATAGAAAAAGATTGAAGGAAAGATTTTTGTCTAATCCTGACAGTTTGCAGGACTATGAAATATTGGAATTATTGTTGGGATATGTTGTAAGGGGTAAAGATACAAAACCTTATGCAAAAGAGCTTATTAAGGTTAGCGGCGGGTTAAACAATATATTTTCCTATGATATAGGGAGTATTAAGGGGCTTGGTTTTGAAACGGAAACTTTTTTTAAACTGTTAAAAGAATTTTTGTTTAGAATAGAAAGAGGTGTTGTAAAAGACAAGAAAGAAATATTGAATTCCCCTGAGTCTGTATTCGATTTTTTAAAATATAAAATTGGCTATGAAAATAAGGAAAAATTTGTAGTAATTTTGCTCAATTCAAAAGGGGAATTGTTGGAATATAAAATATTTGATACTGGTACAGTAAATCAGGCAGTTGTTTTTGTTAGGGAAGTAGCTGAATTTGCAGTTAAAGGTGGTGCTGTTTCTGCAATCGTAGCACATAATCATCCGAGTGGAGTATTAAAATTTTCTAATAGTGATTATGATTTGACTATTAAAATAAAGAGTGGGCTGGAAATCCTTGAAATTATTTTACAGGATCACATCTTGGTCTGTAAGGATACCTATCTGTCTATGAGGCAATTTGATGATAAAAGGTTATGGAGGTAA
- a CDS encoding ATP-binding protein: MKLIFELTLPSKLDILQKVGELLENSVKNFYPNQSDVAFYLNLAVTEALSNAVKHGAKQEITVKITVENLTINIEIIDKGGKLDKNPLINNPDPYDESGRGLFIISKIVDKMEFIQTEDSTIFTLTKNLKPNSTTIN; the protein is encoded by the coding sequence ATGAAACTTATATTTGAGCTAACTCTCCCCAGTAAATTGGATATATTACAAAAAGTGGGGGAGTTATTGGAAAATTCGGTAAAAAATTTTTATCCAAATCAATCTGATGTCGCTTTCTACCTCAATCTTGCGGTAACTGAAGCCCTCTCAAATGCTGTAAAACATGGAGCAAAACAGGAGATAACAGTAAAAATCACTGTTGAAAACTTAACGATTAATATTGAAATAATTGATAAAGGGGGCAAACTTGACAAAAACCCTTTAATAAATAATCCCGACCCTTATGATGAGTCAGGAAGGGGACTTTTTATTATCTCAAAAATAGTTGATAAAATGGAATTTATTCAAACAGAAGACTCAACAATATTTACATTGACAAAAAATTTAAAACCTAACAGCACTACGATAAATTAA
- a CDS encoding STAS domain-containing protein: MNIILKEEENCTLLTITDIRIDSSISEEYKNKLVSCLKNKPIIVDFKKLEFIDSSGLSAFIYFYKQGKAKNITIRFINISDKVMSILKMTGLTKIFEIYDNLDEALVNLS, translated from the coding sequence ATGAATATAATTTTAAAAGAAGAGGAAAATTGTACCTTACTTACAATAACAGATATAAGAATCGATTCGAGTATATCCGAAGAATACAAGAATAAACTCGTCAGCTGTTTAAAAAATAAACCTATTATAGTAGACTTTAAAAAACTTGAATTTATAGACAGCTCAGGGCTCAGTGCTTTTATCTATTTTTATAAGCAAGGTAAAGCCAAAAACATCACTATACGATTTATAAACATATCAGATAAGGTAATGTCCATCTTAAAAATGACAGGGCTCACAAAAATATTTGAAATATATGACAATTTGGATGAGGCGTTGGTAAACTTGTCATGA